In the genome of Telluria beijingensis, one region contains:
- a CDS encoding M20/M25/M40 family metallo-hydrolase, with translation MNDSPYERLEAWIDAHFDQQVAFLQAVVRIPTDTPPGNNAPHAEAVAGMLESAGWPVERHPVPAQQVRDYGLESITNLVVRRRFGAGGPTLALNAHGDVVPPGEGWTRPPYGAVIEDGYLYGRAAVVSKSDFATYVFALRALEALGLPLAGAVELHFTYDEEFGGLLGPGWLLEQGLTRPDYVIAAGFSHGIVTAHNACLQLEVTVHGKAGHGAMPETAVDALQAATQVLNALYGELPALKAIRSSVPGIGSPTMIVGRIEGGTNTNVVPGKVVLRLDRRMIPEEDPAAVELRVRGLVEDAVRGLPGIRLEIRRLLLSNALRPLPGVAPLVDSLRRHGRAVMGEDIPAHGTPLYADARLYGQQGIPTVLYGAGPRTVEESHAKKADERLLLEDLRRATKVVARTLLDFLS, from the coding sequence CAGCAGGTCGCCTTCCTGCAGGCCGTGGTGCGCATCCCGACCGATACCCCGCCGGGCAACAACGCGCCGCATGCCGAGGCGGTGGCCGGCATGCTGGAAAGCGCCGGCTGGCCGGTCGAGCGCCACCCGGTGCCGGCGCAGCAAGTCCGGGACTACGGGCTGGAGAGCATCACCAACCTGGTCGTGCGCCGCCGCTTCGGCGCGGGTGGCCCGACGCTGGCGCTGAACGCCCACGGCGACGTGGTGCCGCCCGGCGAAGGCTGGACCCGGCCGCCGTATGGCGCCGTCATCGAGGATGGCTACCTGTACGGGCGCGCGGCGGTGGTCTCGAAGAGCGACTTCGCCACCTATGTGTTCGCGCTGCGCGCGCTGGAAGCCTTGGGCCTGCCGCTGGCCGGCGCGGTCGAGCTGCACTTCACCTACGACGAGGAATTCGGCGGCCTGCTGGGGCCGGGCTGGCTGCTGGAGCAGGGCCTGACGCGGCCCGACTACGTGATCGCGGCCGGCTTCAGTCACGGCATCGTCACCGCCCACAACGCCTGCCTGCAGCTCGAAGTAACGGTGCACGGCAAGGCCGGACATGGCGCGATGCCGGAGACCGCGGTCGACGCCCTGCAGGCCGCCACGCAGGTGCTGAACGCGCTCTATGGCGAACTGCCGGCGCTGAAGGCGATCCGCAGCAGCGTGCCCGGCATCGGCTCGCCGACGATGATCGTCGGCCGCATCGAAGGCGGCACCAATACCAATGTGGTGCCGGGGAAGGTGGTGCTGCGCCTGGACCGGCGCATGATCCCGGAAGAAGATCCGGCGGCGGTCGAACTCCGGGTGCGCGGCCTGGTCGAGGACGCGGTGCGCGGCCTGCCCGGCATCCGCCTCGAGATCCGGCGCCTGCTGCTGTCGAACGCCTTGCGGCCCCTGCCCGGGGTGGCGCCGCTGGTGGACAGCCTGCGGCGCCACGGCCGCGCGGTCATGGGCGAGGACATCCCGGCCCACGGCACGCCGCTGTATGCGGATGCGCGCCTGTATGGGCAGCAGGGCATCCCGACGGTGCTGTATGGCGCCGGGCCGCGCACGGTCGAGGAATCGCATGCCAAGAAGGCCGACGAGCGCCTGTTGCTGGAAGACTTGCGCCGTGCGACCAAGGTGGTGGCGCGCACCCTGCTCGACTTCCTGTCCTGA